A single region of the Geobacillus subterraneus genome encodes:
- the rpsI gene encoding 30S ribosomal protein S9, which translates to MAQVQYYGTGRRKSSVARVRLVPGDGRIIVNKQDIREYIPSEALIEMVKQPLVLTETLGSYDVLVNVQGGGFAGQAGAIRHGIARALLEVDPEFRAVLKRAGLLTRDARVKERKKYGLKGARRAPQFSKR; encoded by the coding sequence TTGGCACAAGTACAATATTACGGTACAGGTCGTCGCAAAAGCTCAGTTGCCCGCGTCCGCCTCGTCCCGGGCGATGGACGCATCATCGTCAATAAACAAGACATTCGTGAATACATTCCGTCGGAAGCGCTCATCGAAATGGTAAAACAGCCGCTCGTTTTGACGGAGACGCTCGGCAGCTATGACGTTTTAGTGAACGTCCAAGGCGGCGGATTTGCTGGCCAAGCTGGCGCCATTCGCCACGGCATCGCCCGCGCGCTGCTTGAAGTGGATCCGGAATTCCGTGCGGTATTGAAGCGCGCTGGCTTGCTGACGCGCGATGCCCGCGTCAAAGAACGGAAAAAATACGGGCTCAAAGGCGCCCGCCGCGCTCCGCAGTTCTCGAAACGTTAA